The Branchiostoma floridae strain S238N-H82 chromosome 8, Bfl_VNyyK, whole genome shotgun sequence genome has a segment encoding these proteins:
- the LOC118420938 gene encoding dehydrogenase/reductase SDR family member 1-like, whose amino-acid sequence MLSGKVAVVTGATRGIGKGIALQLGEAGATVYITGRKGTSLIECAEEIEKRGGKCIPVQCDHEKDDNIKALFDRIEREQNGHLDILVNNAYKAVTGIFESEKKSFWEQDPGFWDEVNNVGLRNHYICSVYAARLMVPQKKGLIVNISSPGGLQYVFNVAYGIGKTACDRMAADCAHELRKHNVAFISLWPGAVKTELVTDLLTERPESETAKMFANTETVEFSGKSIVHLASDPNIMQKSGRILFTCLLAEEYGFTDIDGKMPLNLRSVKDLMIISGFTGLAAWTPAFLKLPGWLIAATTHKF is encoded by the exons ATGCTGTCAGGCAAGGTAGCAGTGGTGACAGGAGCCACCAGGGGAATAGGGAAGGGCATTGCACTGCAGCTGGGGGAGGCAGGAGCAACAGTCTACATTACAG GCA GAAAGGGGACGTCACTGATTGAATGTGCAGAAGAG ATCGAGAAACGCGGAGGAAAGTGCATCCCTGTGCAGTGTGACCATGAGAAGGACGATAACATCAAGGCGCTGTTTGATCGGATTGAGCGTGAACAGAACGGACATCTGGACATACTGGTCAACAATGCTTACAAAGCTGTTACA GGTATCTTTGAAAGTGAGAAGAAGTCATTCTGGGAACAAGACCCAGGATTCTGGGATGAAGTGAACAATGTTGGATTAAG AAATCACTACATCTGCTCTGTGTACGCAGCCCGGTTGATGGTCCCGCAGAAGAAAGGTCTCATCGTGAACATTTCCAGTCCCGGGGGACTTCAATACGTCTTCAACGTGGCATATGGCATCGGCAAAACTGCA TGTGACCGTATGGCAGCTGATTGTGCACATGAACTGAGGAAGCACAACGTGGCCTTCATCTCCTTATGGCCTGGTGCGGTGAAGACTGAGCTCGTCACAGACCTCCTTACAGAAAGGCCAGAAAGCGAG ACCGCTAAAATGTTTGCCAACACCGAGACAGTTGAGTTTTCTGGGAAGTCCATAGTTCATCTGGCATCAG ACCCAAACATAATGCAGAAGTCTGGTAGAATCCTGTTCACATGTCTGCTGGCTGAGGAATATGGCTTTACAGACATTGATG GGAAGATGCCACTGAACCTCCGGTCAGTAAAGGACCTGATGATCATCAGCGGCTTCACCGGATTGGCTGCCTGGACTCCCGCATTTCTCAAACTTCCTGGGTGGCTCATCGCTGCTACTACCCACAAGTTCTAA
- the LOC118421221 gene encoding trypsin-1-like: HLHFPVGLVPVGGRDRPRSRIDGGTDSKKGAWPWQTALFLKTEQGNNKYFCGASLLKSGWVVTAAHCITGEVYRHGNVDTDIVVGLGLTERSLPGTSKTAQAQYVPVKKAYIHEDYDRYSDAFDYDIALLELRDAVVLGPWVRPVCLPANVRQGLRMSEVGTTGTVVGWGRLGDGDTPTAQILQQIALPVQSHGTCERAMEAAGRPTAHYTSRMFCAGDLAGGRDACPSDSGGPFMVSRGNDGRTRWYLAGVVSTGTDQGCGRPGQLGLYTMVAKYLDWIHSIIN, encoded by the exons CATCTGCACTTCCCTGTGGGACTTGTCCCTGTGGGCGGGAGGGACAGGCCCCGGTCGCGCATCGATGGAGGCACCGACTCGAAAAAAGGGGCATGGCCGTGGCAAACAGCGCTGTTTCTAAAGACAGAACAG GGAAACAACAAATATTTCTGTGGCGCTTCTCTACTGAAATCAGGATGGGTCGTCACCGCCGCGCACTGCATCACGGGAGAGGTGTATCGCCACGGCAACGTTGACACCGACATTGTTGTAGGTTTAG GTCTAACTGAAAGGTCCCTGCCTGGCACTTCAAAGACCGCGCAAGCCCAGTATGTACCTGTGAAGAAGGCGTACATCCATGAAGACTATGACCGTTACAGTGACGCCTTTGATTACGACATCGCGCTGTTAGAGCTCCGGGACGCAGTCGTGCTGGGACCATGGGTTAGGCCCGTGTGTCTACCCGCAAACGTGCGGCAAG gactgaggATGAGTGAGGTTGGCACGACCGGTACCGTTGTTGGGTGGGGTCGTCTTGGCGACGGGGACACGCCCACCGCCCAGATCCTGCAGCAGATCGCCCTGCCCGTCCAGTCCCACGGCACGTGTGAGCGTGCCATGGAGGCCGCGGGCCGGCCCACCGCACACTACACCTCCCGGATGTTCTGCGCGGGAGACCTCGCGGGAGGGCGGGACGCCTGCCCTAGCGACTCGGGCGGACCCTTCATGGTGTCCCGCGGGAACGACGGGAGGACCCGGTGGTACCTGGCCGGGGTGGTCAGTACGGGAACTGACCAGGGCTGCGGGCGACCCGGTCAGCTCGGACTGTACACCATGGTGGCCAAATATCTGGACTGGATCCACAGTATTATCAACTGA
- the LOC118421380 gene encoding Y+L amino acid transporter 2-like: MLSVGARRKHRLPVKGTGVNRQFVELEKPVALRRNIGVFKAMNIVVGCTIGGGIFISPKGILINSGSVGMAMIVWSICGVITMLGALSYIELGTTLQRCGGDYAYIKEAFGPILAFLRLWTQMIIIRPGVIAVLSRTAATYCVKPFFEYCDPPALPVNLLAAAIIVLLTFVNCFRLSWATKVQDFCAVGKVAGLFLIIFAGILEIWFGNGKLEYFTFDGPALDPGKLSQAFYSGMFAYAGWFYLNTVTEEIHRPEKTMPRAMIVGEVVIIAMYLLTIFAYHIVMSAHDVIESSAVAVTFAKSAMGSLGWTVPIAVLISCVGVANGIFLATSRVMYAGARDGTLPTILKTLHVTKCTPMPAILLLVSHGGLLVNYSVF; this comes from the exons ATGCTGTCGGTCGGCGCACGTCGGAAGCACCGTCTGCCCGTGAAGGGGACGGGAGTCAACCGGCAGTTCGTTGAGCTCGAGAAGCCCGTCGCCTTGAGGCGCAACATCGGGGTCTTCAAAGCCATGAACATCGTGGTCGGCTGCACCATCGGCGGCGGTATCTTCATATCCCCCAAGGGTATCCTCATCAACTCTGGGTCTGTCGGCATGGCCATGATTGTGTGGAGTATCTGCGGCGTGATTACCATGCTGGGGGCGCTAAGTTACATCGAGCTCGGCACCACCTTACAGAGGTGCGGCGGCGACTACGCTTACATAAAGGAAGCGTTCGGACCGATCCTTGCCTTCCTGCGACTGTGGACACAGATGATCATTATCCGCCCTGGAGTGATAGCTGTCCTTTCTAGAACAGCCGCTACCTACTGCGTCAAACCGTTCTTCGAGTACTGCGATCCGCCGGCCTTACCGGTCAATCTGCTGGCTGCAGCCATTATAG TACTCCTGACGTTTGTGAACTGTTTCCGGCTGAGCTGGGCCACCAAAGTGCAGGACTTCTGCGCCGTGGGCAAAGTGGCGGGACTGTTCCTGATTATCTTTGCAGGGATACTTGAAATTTGGTTCG GAAACGGCAAGCTAGAGTACTTCACGTTCGATGGTCCAGCGCTGGATCCAGGCAAACTCTCGCAGGCGTTCTATAGCGGGATGTTCGCCTATGCAGGATG GTTTTACCTCAACACCGTTACTGAGGAGATCCATAGGCCGGAGAA GACGATGCCACGTGCCATGATTGTGGGAGAAGTAGTCATAATTGCCATGTATCTGCTGACCATCTTCGCCTATCACATCGTCATGTCCGCCCATGACGTCATCGAGTCGTCTGCAGTGGCTGTG ACCTTTGCGAAAAGCGCCATGGGTTCCCTGGGCTGGACAGTTCCCATCGCCGTGCTGATCTCCTGTGTCGGGGTCGCGAACGGGATATTCCTGGCCACATCTCG AGTGATGTACGCAGGAGCACGGGACGGCACCCTGCCCACCATCCTGAAGACGCTTCACGTGACCAAGTGTACACCAATGCCTGCCATCCTTCTACTGGTCAGTCATGGAGGTCTATTAGTCAATTACTCAGTGTTTTAG